A genomic window from Algoriphagus sp. Y33 includes:
- a CDS encoding translocation/assembly module TamB domain-containing protein yields the protein MHKAFRVLLWIVFSLVMFFIVVALSLQITWVQNKVINTVTSILNNNSSFHTDIGKIKLTWWDALELDNVIIRDHRDSLMIGAKKIHADFELLSLFPPGVTTINAVRMENAKLHMLTHEGDSAMNINMWVEELANMFSTKSKSNKPTQFRINSVELRNSEIFIVNEITDAITKGLNYNKLRFSNITLNASDFYLEGSEIGADVEMLTGTELTSGFEIMELKTDMTYAREFMEFDKLSLKSANSHIKNFLRFEYATPAAFSNFVEEVVIITNLTETKLDLGDLKLFAPSLPDIDDEIYLSGKVAGPVSDMRSEELLIRLGEKTAIFGAFRLDGLPDINETYINLSLKNSTIFANDLAPYLPSNISKEINKFNTVRLTADFAGYLHRFDTNGEFKTSIGDISGRVSFDLVDGLPTTVSNLTTTNLDLGIIAERRELLQKISLKGRVNTTGNSIDNLLIDVNADVSRFGLKNYVYTGIKTDATYGRDLFKGNIRVNDPNFKINANGELNLREATDSVRMSLQIDTAFLDRMNFTDKATFLSGNLDIDVKGIELDDIQGIARFRNIKVGYEDRFLELGDFNFQSLFAGGTRTMSINSDYLVAAASGQFNLQQMGRDLNILTKQYIAIILNEEQPIADLERNFSEIYNLDLNLRLININPIVQLLEPDLSLSKNMVLEGAFYQTQENTVFNFFTSIDTLKFQGNSAQNINIDFNTSKLINSPDILASFYVYSKTQEIGKSLQFTNFGFEAIWDKDDMNIDFSLDQDSTQSSARINATARFAPQNTQLVFEPSSLKLLDREWKFDSLNLITITPGSIQVDGLKLFNENQSISLQGNAGNQPEDQLNLTVNDVNVDLLNTLFPQNFDGTANGLISFDHLLDQTLMRGDFNLSKVSINQFPIGDMNLKANLDSTQLQVSLINVIEGKETINLGGYILNENQEIHMDAALSDASLVILEPFLSNYVSNMGGTVSGKMDLGGTMAEPKVEGTGRLNNGKLTVNYLKTTYLLNGDILFRPTQVSFQQMELKDLFGNTATVTGGITHQGFENIRLDIKANMANLQVMNTTDKDNETFYGTAFVTGTAEVVGTPTNMDINARATSQPNTRIYIPLSSDNTQAQEDFIHMINIQDTVRIKQIAEEVNRLEIKNVRMNFVLDITPDAYAEIIIDPRTEEGITGRGRGVLTMNVDTQGNFTLDGTYEITEGKYNFSLYNVVKKQFSIKPGGRITWYGDPYAGVMDISAEYTESVSLQPLLVNTVTADNQSTNASRRYPVKVLLNLDGQLLSPEINFGFDFTEFPSSGETQTTISSFQNKIANDEQEMNRQVFSVIMTRSFSPEGQFSGVSTISSSLGQLLSTQLNSFLGQVDKNLEVDLDVATLDQNALETFQLSVAYTFLDGRLRVSRDGGFTDNQGTANASSIIGDWQAEYMLTEDGVYRIRIFNRNNFNTFTSLSLSKNVATYGVALSQSVSFNSFSELFKKITRKKNEKLIINDQDDFLRYQFENKEEWKPIPLDNIEERLDSLDQERKIKMLKQGEI from the coding sequence TTGCACAAAGCGTTTCGGGTGTTGCTATGGATCGTCTTTTCATTGGTGATGTTTTTTATAGTGGTGGCTCTGAGTCTCCAGATCACCTGGGTGCAAAATAAGGTAATCAACACTGTAACAAGTATTCTCAATAACAATTCATCTTTTCATACAGATATTGGAAAGATCAAACTTACGTGGTGGGATGCCTTGGAATTAGACAATGTCATCATCCGGGATCATCGGGACAGCCTAATGATTGGGGCGAAAAAAATACATGCTGATTTTGAATTGCTCTCTTTATTCCCTCCCGGAGTCACCACCATAAACGCCGTGCGGATGGAGAATGCGAAGCTCCATATGCTCACTCATGAGGGTGATTCGGCCATGAATATCAATATGTGGGTAGAGGAATTGGCCAATATGTTCAGCACGAAAAGTAAGAGCAACAAACCCACTCAGTTTCGGATTAACTCGGTGGAATTGAGAAATTCCGAGATCTTTATCGTCAATGAGATCACAGACGCAATCACCAAAGGACTGAATTATAATAAGCTTCGTTTTTCAAATATTACTTTGAATGCCTCTGACTTTTATCTGGAAGGTTCTGAGATCGGGGCTGATGTAGAAATGCTAACAGGGACAGAACTGACTTCAGGGTTTGAGATCATGGAGCTCAAAACTGATATGACCTATGCCCGTGAATTTATGGAATTTGACAAGCTAAGTCTGAAATCTGCCAACAGTCATATCAAAAATTTTCTGCGGTTTGAATATGCCACTCCTGCTGCGTTTTCCAATTTCGTGGAAGAAGTAGTAATCATTACCAATTTAACCGAAACCAAGCTTGACTTGGGAGATCTTAAGCTTTTCGCACCTTCTCTTCCGGATATTGACGATGAAATCTATCTATCGGGAAAAGTAGCAGGTCCTGTATCGGATATGCGTTCGGAGGAGCTTCTGATAAGACTTGGAGAAAAAACGGCAATCTTCGGAGCTTTTAGGCTGGATGGTTTGCCCGATATCAATGAAACGTACATTAATCTCTCTCTTAAAAACTCGACCATTTTTGCGAATGATCTAGCCCCTTATTTACCAAGCAATATTTCCAAGGAAATCAACAAATTCAACACCGTCCGTCTAACTGCTGATTTCGCAGGCTATTTGCACAGATTTGATACCAATGGAGAATTCAAAACATCCATTGGAGACATTAGTGGCAGAGTGAGTTTTGACCTTGTAGATGGGTTACCTACTACAGTTTCCAACTTAACCACAACTAATCTTGACTTGGGAATTATAGCTGAAAGAAGGGAATTATTACAAAAAATAAGCTTAAAAGGCCGCGTAAATACAACAGGAAACTCTATTGACAACCTACTGATCGATGTAAATGCGGACGTCTCAAGATTTGGCTTAAAAAACTACGTCTACACCGGCATCAAAACTGACGCAACCTATGGACGGGATCTTTTCAAAGGGAATATTAGAGTAAATGACCCGAATTTTAAAATCAATGCAAATGGAGAATTAAACCTTCGTGAAGCTACTGATTCCGTGCGAATGAGCCTGCAAATTGATACTGCATTTCTGGACCGGATGAATTTCACGGATAAGGCCACCTTCCTCAGCGGAAATCTGGATATTGACGTCAAAGGAATCGAACTGGATGACATTCAGGGAATAGCCAGATTCCGAAACATCAAAGTGGGCTATGAAGACAGATTTTTGGAGCTGGGGGATTTTAATTTTCAATCTCTTTTTGCCGGGGGCACGCGCACCATGTCTATTAATTCCGACTACCTGGTCGCCGCCGCTTCAGGACAGTTTAACCTCCAGCAAATGGGAAGAGATCTGAATATTCTAACCAAACAGTATATCGCAATTATCCTAAATGAAGAACAGCCTATAGCAGATCTTGAAAGAAATTTCTCGGAAATCTACAATCTCGACCTCAACCTTCGGCTGATCAACATCAATCCGATTGTCCAACTTTTAGAGCCGGATCTCAGCCTTTCAAAAAACATGGTTTTGGAAGGTGCATTCTATCAAACGCAGGAAAACACCGTATTTAACTTTTTCACAAGTATTGACACACTGAAATTCCAGGGTAATTCAGCTCAAAACATCAATATTGACTTCAACACCTCCAAACTCATCAACAGTCCGGATATATTAGCTTCCTTCTACGTATATTCCAAAACGCAGGAAATCGGCAAATCACTTCAGTTTACCAACTTTGGATTTGAGGCAATATGGGACAAGGACGATATGAATATTGACTTTAGCCTAGATCAGGACTCTACCCAAAGTTCAGCTAGAATCAATGCTACGGCTCGTTTTGCCCCCCAAAACACGCAACTTGTCTTTGAGCCTTCATCGCTGAAACTTCTGGATAGAGAATGGAAATTTGATTCGCTGAACCTGATCACAATTACTCCTGGGTCGATACAGGTGGACGGTCTTAAGCTTTTCAACGAGAATCAATCCATCTCACTTCAGGGAAATGCCGGTAACCAGCCCGAGGATCAACTGAACCTGACTGTAAACGACGTAAATGTAGACCTGCTTAATACGCTTTTCCCCCAAAACTTTGACGGCACAGCAAATGGCTTGATCTCCTTTGATCATCTGCTTGACCAAACTCTGATGCGTGGTGATTTCAACCTAAGTAAGGTCTCCATAAATCAGTTCCCAATCGGGGATATGAATCTGAAGGCAAATTTGGACTCTACACAATTGCAAGTATCTCTGATCAATGTCATTGAGGGCAAAGAAACTATCAATCTAGGCGGTTACATACTTAACGAAAATCAGGAGATTCATATGGATGCCGCACTGAGCGATGCTAGCTTGGTGATTCTAGAGCCTTTTTTGTCTAATTACGTGTCAAATATGGGCGGTACTGTTTCAGGAAAAATGGATTTGGGCGGCACAATGGCTGAACCTAAAGTAGAGGGAACAGGAAGATTAAACAATGGAAAGCTTACTGTAAACTACCTCAAAACGACCTATTTACTCAATGGAGACATTCTCTTTAGGCCCACTCAAGTCAGTTTTCAGCAGATGGAACTCAAAGATCTCTTTGGGAATACTGCGACTGTCACCGGCGGAATAACTCATCAGGGATTTGAAAACATCCGATTGGATATCAAAGCCAACATGGCCAATCTTCAGGTTATGAACACCACGGACAAGGATAATGAGACGTTTTATGGGACTGCCTTTGTCACAGGAACGGCAGAAGTGGTAGGTACCCCTACCAATATGGATATCAACGCCCGGGCTACCAGTCAACCCAACACCAGAATTTATATTCCCCTGAGCAGTGACAACACCCAAGCTCAGGAGGATTTCATTCATATGATCAACATCCAAGACACCGTAAGAATCAAACAAATTGCCGAGGAGGTAAATAGGCTGGAAATTAAGAATGTGCGAATGAATTTCGTCCTTGACATCACCCCTGATGCTTATGCTGAAATCATTATTGACCCACGGACTGAGGAAGGAATCACAGGAAGAGGTCGTGGCGTATTGACCATGAATGTGGATACTCAAGGAAATTTTACACTAGACGGCACCTACGAAATCACGGAGGGAAAGTATAACTTCTCCCTCTATAACGTGGTAAAAAAGCAATTCAGCATAAAGCCCGGTGGTAGAATTACGTGGTATGGAGATCCCTATGCAGGAGTAATGGACATTTCGGCTGAATACACCGAAAGTGTATCCCTACAGCCGCTGTTGGTGAATACGGTAACCGCAGACAACCAAAGTACAAATGCCAGCCGAAGATACCCTGTCAAAGTATTGCTGAATCTGGATGGTCAATTGCTTTCCCCAGAAATTAATTTTGGTTTTGACTTCACCGAATTTCCTTCCAGCGGAGAAACCCAGACGACCATTTCCTCTTTCCAAAATAAAATAGCGAATGATGAGCAGGAAATGAACAGACAGGTTTTTTCAGTGATTATGACCCGTTCATTCTCGCCGGAAGGGCAATTTTCAGGCGTGTCCACTATCTCTTCAAGTTTGGGGCAATTGCTTTCTACCCAGCTTAACAGCTTTCTTGGTCAGGTAGACAAAAATCTGGAAGTCGACCTGGATGTGGCTACTCTGGATCAAAATGCACTGGAGACGTTCCAACTGAGTGTAGCTTATACTTTCCTTGACGGTCGACTTCGCGTATCAAGGGATGGTGGATTTACTGACAATCAGGGCACCGCCAATGCATCTTCCATCATAGGTGATTGGCAGGCAGAATATATGCTTACAGAAGACGGAGTTTATAGAATCCGGATTTTCAATAGGAATAATTTTAACACTTTTACCTCGCTTTCTCTTTCCAAAAACGTCGCCACTTACGGGGTAGCCTTGTCACAAAGTGTTTCTTTCAATTCATTCTCTGAGCTTTTCAAAAAAATAACCAGAAAGAAAAATGAAAAATTGATCATAAATGATCAAGACGATTTTCTTCGCTACCAGTTTGAAAATAAAGAGGAATGGAAGCCTATCCCGCTGGATAATATAGAAGAAAGACTAGACTCGCTGGATCAGGAACGAAAAATCAAAATGCTCAAGCAAGGAGAGATTTAA
- a CDS encoding Smr/MutS family protein, producing MNIGDRVRLLHGKEEGIIRKISSSGRIQIEIEDGFIIPALKSEVVLIHQTEKSHFGEKPVEEKDIDTPIPISGPKDQGLYLTFLPINDQSLSLYLINDSRQAYLSHVSEVFGDNHRTLLATTLNPGEAKKFDDRLLKEMDEWPAFLLRFIPIHNQLEKAIPAFERQLKMKPTQFFKHLSKAPRLDKTAYIFALEQTTKELDIRALNQELGEITPKSEVPKAVKPARSIDLHIEKLVTDSKGMSNSEMLRVQLETFDRNLDQAMASGMDEITFIHGIGNGVLRKEIHKRLSQLQNIKYFQDTQKDQWGYGATLVRIT from the coding sequence ATGAATATCGGAGACCGAGTAAGACTACTTCACGGAAAGGAAGAGGGAATTATCCGCAAAATTTCCTCAAGTGGTAGAATACAGATAGAAATCGAGGACGGATTTATCATCCCGGCATTGAAATCAGAAGTGGTACTCATTCACCAAACTGAGAAGAGCCACTTTGGAGAAAAGCCTGTAGAAGAAAAGGATATAGATACGCCCATCCCCATCTCCGGGCCAAAGGACCAAGGACTATACCTCACCTTTCTTCCTATCAACGACCAAAGTCTCAGCCTCTATTTGATCAATGACAGCCGTCAGGCATATTTGTCCCATGTATCAGAAGTGTTTGGTGACAATCATCGCACCTTGCTTGCCACCACCCTCAATCCGGGGGAAGCGAAGAAATTTGATGATAGATTACTAAAGGAAATGGACGAGTGGCCAGCTTTTCTGCTCCGGTTTATCCCAATTCACAATCAACTGGAAAAGGCCATTCCCGCTTTTGAGCGGCAATTGAAGATGAAACCCACCCAGTTTTTCAAGCATCTGAGCAAAGCTCCCCGACTGGACAAAACCGCCTATATTTTTGCGCTGGAGCAAACTACCAAGGAACTCGACATTCGGGCTCTCAATCAGGAATTGGGAGAAATAACCCCAAAATCTGAGGTTCCCAAAGCTGTAAAACCTGCCAGATCCATCGATCTACATATCGAAAAACTGGTGACTGATTCCAAAGGAATGAGCAATTCGGAGATGCTTCGTGTGCAGCTGGAGACATTTGACAGAAATCTGGATCAGGCTATGGCCTCCGGGATGGATGAGATTACGTTTATCCACGGCATTGGAAATGGAGTACTTCGCAAAGAAATTCACAAGCGCCTCAGTCAACTCCAAAATATTAAGTACTTTCAGGATACTCAAAAAGATCAGTGGGGCTACGGTGCTACCTTGGTCAGAATCACCTAA
- a CDS encoding PIN domain-containing protein → MDKVLIDPDVILDFFFDREPFAQFATEIFVLCESKQLIGYTTPVIISNVYYLLSRTAKHEVIIDKLKQLLSILEIATMNKEVVMAALNSKFKDFEDALQNCVAQNQGDIPILLTRNIKDYKKSELAVLSPEMYLKK, encoded by the coding sequence ATGGACAAGGTACTTATTGACCCGGATGTGATTCTGGATTTTTTCTTTGACCGAGAACCATTTGCTCAATTTGCCACGGAGATATTTGTTCTTTGTGAGTCAAAGCAACTAATTGGCTACACCACACCCGTCATCATTTCCAACGTCTATTACCTACTGAGCAGAACAGCCAAACATGAGGTAATCATAGATAAACTGAAACAGCTTTTAAGTATTTTGGAGATCGCTACAATGAACAAGGAGGTAGTTATGGCAGCTTTAAATTCAAAATTCAAAGATTTTGAAGATGCTTTACAAAATTGTGTTGCACAAAATCAAGGAGATATTCCAATCCTTTTAACTCGAAATATAAAGGATTATAAGAAAAGTGAACTGGCAGTACTATCTCCAGAAATGTATCTTAAAAAGTAA
- a CDS encoding deoxyribodipyrimidine photo-lyase: MQKVSIFWFRRDLRFDDNHGFYQALKQNENVLPLFIFDRNILDKLENKQDARVEFIHEQVCKLHQKLGDHSSSILVRYGDPEAVFKELLDTYKILSVFTNRDYEPYAKSRDEKVARVLNQQDIPLRLFKDQLIFEPGEILNGSGEFYKVFTPFSRVWLSKFDPSNLEDFKPMHWKNLMQSSPFEIPSLKEMGFAKSDITIPSKTADEEIIAHYSETRDFPAKNGTSRLGIHLRFGTISIRKLAIKAAALNTTFLNELIWREFYMMILAFNPQVVDHAFKPAYDRIPWRNNEEEFAAWCKGKTGYPIVDAGMRELNATGYMHNRVRMVVASFLTKHLLIDWRWGEAYFAEKLLDYELASNNGGWQWAAGTGTDAQPYFRVFNPASQQEKFDKNWKYIKKWIPEINSDKYPKPVVDHKFARQRAIDTYKTALNQ, translated from the coding sequence ATGCAAAAAGTCAGCATTTTTTGGTTTCGAAGAGACCTAAGGTTTGATGATAATCACGGTTTTTATCAAGCACTGAAACAGAATGAAAATGTGTTACCTCTTTTCATTTTTGACAGAAATATACTCGATAAACTAGAGAATAAACAGGATGCCAGAGTGGAATTTATCCATGAGCAAGTCTGCAAACTTCACCAAAAATTGGGTGATCATAGTTCTTCCATTTTAGTCCGCTATGGGGATCCGGAGGCTGTTTTCAAAGAACTACTTGACACTTACAAAATCCTATCAGTTTTCACAAACAGGGATTATGAACCTTATGCCAAAAGCCGTGATGAAAAGGTAGCGAGAGTATTAAATCAGCAAGATATACCATTACGTTTGTTCAAAGACCAGCTGATCTTCGAGCCCGGCGAAATCTTAAATGGCTCAGGAGAATTCTATAAAGTGTTCACCCCGTTCAGCAGAGTATGGCTGAGCAAGTTTGATCCTTCAAACCTGGAGGATTTTAAACCCATGCATTGGAAGAATCTAATGCAAAGCAGTCCTTTTGAAATCCCTTCATTGAAAGAAATGGGATTTGCCAAAAGCGACATCACTATCCCTTCCAAGACCGCGGACGAAGAAATCATTGCTCACTACAGCGAAACCCGTGATTTCCCAGCCAAAAACGGCACGTCACGACTGGGAATCCATTTGCGGTTTGGTACTATTTCCATCCGGAAACTTGCGATAAAAGCAGCAGCGCTTAACACCACCTTCCTCAATGAACTAATCTGGCGGGAATTTTACATGATGATTTTGGCATTCAATCCCCAAGTAGTCGATCATGCATTCAAGCCAGCCTATGACCGTATCCCATGGAGAAACAACGAAGAGGAATTTGCAGCTTGGTGCAAAGGCAAAACCGGTTATCCTATCGTAGACGCAGGTATGAGAGAGCTCAATGCTACGGGCTACATGCATAATCGCGTTCGGATGGTCGTCGCTTCCTTTCTTACCAAGCACCTATTGATCGACTGGCGCTGGGGTGAGGCTTATTTTGCAGAGAAGCTGCTAGACTATGAATTGGCTTCAAATAATGGAGGCTGGCAATGGGCTGCAGGCACGGGCACAGATGCCCAACCCTACTTCCGGGTGTTCAATCCTGCTTCCCAGCAGGAGAAATTTGACAAGAACTGGAAGTACATCAAAAAATGGATTCCTGAAATAAACTCAGATAAGTACCCAAAACCGGTCGTAGATCATAAATTTGCAAGGCAACGTGCAATCGACACCTACAAAACAGCCCTGAATCAATGA
- a CDS encoding acyl-CoA thioesterase produces MDTSHKTSFQFISEPSDINFGGKVHGGVVMKWIDQAAYTCARTWSESYCVTVYVGGIRFYKPINIGEVIKVDSQVIYTGSSSIHIMVEVYSRDFGHQEFEKKTHCIIIFVSVDENGSPKKVKPWIPQTDQEKKLEEYAVKLKALRENIHNEMKPFFNE; encoded by the coding sequence ATGGACACCTCACACAAAACCTCATTTCAGTTTATCAGCGAACCATCCGACATCAATTTCGGCGGAAAAGTACATGGGGGAGTGGTGATGAAATGGATAGATCAGGCCGCTTATACCTGCGCTAGGACTTGGTCAGAGAGCTATTGTGTGACGGTCTATGTAGGCGGTATCCGCTTCTACAAGCCTATCAACATCGGGGAAGTAATAAAAGTAGATTCCCAAGTCATTTACACAGGAAGCTCCAGTATACACATCATGGTGGAAGTATATTCCAGAGATTTTGGACATCAGGAATTTGAGAAGAAAACCCACTGTATCATCATCTTCGTATCCGTGGATGAAAATGGATCACCCAAGAAAGTGAAACCATGGATCCCACAAACTGACCAAGAAAAGAAACTAGAGGAATACGCAGTAAAACTGAAAGCTCTGCGTGAAAATATCCATAATGAAATGAAGCCTTTTTTTAATGAGTAA
- a CDS encoding MOSC domain-containing protein gives MKIISTNLGKPTSFIWNGKEETTGIYKKPTGKPIYLTKNDVINDEVSNRLNHGGYYKACYIFSAEQYPYWKELYPDLDWSWGMFGENLTVSGFDENEVYLGDIYKVGETLVQVSQYREPCYKFGHKFGTQHVIKQFIQHGFGGTYLSILEEGYVDIDDEFILVERPTLSLSVADLFRLVFAKDKNQNLLKIASSSKAIPPKKRFLLSSFINSSS, from the coding sequence ATGAAAATCATCTCTACAAATCTTGGAAAGCCTACTTCTTTCATCTGGAATGGAAAAGAAGAGACAACGGGGATTTATAAAAAGCCCACAGGCAAACCGATCTATTTGACTAAAAACGATGTCATCAATGATGAAGTCTCCAACAGACTAAATCACGGAGGATATTATAAGGCTTGCTATATCTTTTCCGCGGAGCAATATCCTTATTGGAAAGAGCTGTATCCAGACCTGGATTGGTCCTGGGGAATGTTTGGTGAGAATCTGACCGTTTCCGGATTTGATGAAAATGAAGTTTACTTAGGCGACATTTATAAAGTTGGCGAAACCTTGGTGCAGGTTTCTCAATACCGGGAACCTTGCTATAAATTCGGTCATAAGTTTGGGACTCAACATGTCATCAAACAATTTATCCAACATGGCTTTGGCGGAACCTATCTCAGTATTTTGGAAGAGGGATATGTAGACATTGATGATGAATTCATTCTAGTTGAGCGACCTACGTTAAGTCTCTCCGTCGCTGATTTATTCCGATTGGTTTTTGCTAAAGATAAAAATCAGAACCTCTTGAAAATTGCTTCTAGCAGCAAAGCTATTCCACCAAAAAAGAGATTTTTATTAAGCTCATTTATCAATTCTAGCTCCTAA
- the tsaD gene encoding tRNA (adenosine(37)-N6)-threonylcarbamoyltransferase complex transferase subunit TsaD yields the protein MGTNDIFILAIESSCDETSAAVIADGKVLNNIVATQSVHEKYGGVVPELASRAHQENLIPVVQEAILSSGISKDRLSAVAFTRGPGLMGSLLVGVSFAKAFAFARNIPLIEVNHMNAHILAHFIEDPKPKFPFICLTVSGGHTQLVLVQDYLEMKVIGETQDDAVGEAFDKTAKLLGLPYPGGPLIDKYAKDGDPKAFQFPITRMPGLNYSFSGIKTAVLYFLRDELKGNPKFIEENLADLCASIQYSLVEMLLIKLKAAVKEYGVKEIAIAGGVSANSGLRDTLSELAAQKGWNLYIPKFEYCTDNAAMIAMAAHYKYLKGEFSSMDVTPLAKMKI from the coding sequence ATGGGTACCAACGATATCTTTATTCTAGCAATTGAATCCTCGTGTGACGAGACCTCTGCGGCTGTTATAGCTGACGGCAAAGTACTTAATAATATTGTCGCCACGCAATCTGTTCACGAAAAATATGGAGGGGTAGTTCCTGAGCTTGCATCCCGGGCACATCAGGAAAATCTCATCCCAGTGGTGCAGGAGGCTATTTTGTCATCGGGGATTTCCAAAGACCGGCTTTCGGCAGTAGCTTTCACGCGGGGCCCCGGATTAATGGGGTCTCTTCTGGTAGGTGTAAGCTTTGCCAAGGCATTTGCATTTGCGAGAAACATTCCATTGATTGAGGTGAATCATATGAATGCGCATATTTTGGCACACTTCATAGAAGATCCGAAACCGAAGTTTCCATTTATTTGCCTGACTGTGAGCGGGGGACACACACAGTTGGTCTTGGTTCAGGATTATTTGGAAATGAAAGTGATAGGAGAGACCCAGGACGATGCCGTAGGTGAGGCTTTTGATAAAACTGCAAAACTGCTGGGTTTACCATACCCTGGAGGTCCGCTTATTGACAAATATGCCAAAGATGGTGATCCGAAAGCATTCCAATTTCCGATTACCCGGATGCCCGGATTGAATTATTCCTTTAGCGGGATAAAAACTGCGGTTCTGTATTTCCTTAGAGACGAGCTGAAGGGGAATCCGAAATTTATTGAAGAGAACCTGGCGGATCTTTGCGCAAGCATTCAGTATTCTCTTGTGGAGATGCTTTTGATCAAGCTGAAAGCCGCAGTAAAGGAGTATGGTGTGAAGGAAATTGCAATTGCGGGAGGTGTATCGGCCAACTCAGGATTAAGGGATACCCTTTCTGAACTGGCAGCTCAGAAAGGATGGAATCTGTACATTCCAAAATTCGAGTACTGCACAGACAACGCAGCCATGATCGCCATGGCAGCACATTATAAATACCTGAAAGGAGAATTCTCATCCATGGATGTCACTCCTCTCGCAAAAATGAAAATCTAA
- a CDS encoding DUF6364 family protein, with translation MNTKLTLTIEQDVIQKAKEYAKEKNRSLSGIIENYLKSLTQENRDEDKPKLTPIVKFLKGSFKMPEDFDYKEELKKVLEEKHL, from the coding sequence ATGAATACTAAACTCACCTTAACCATTGAACAGGATGTAATTCAAAAAGCCAAGGAATACGCAAAAGAGAAAAACCGTAGCCTTTCTGGTATCATTGAAAATTACTTGAAAAGCCTTACCCAGGAAAATAGGGATGAAGACAAACCTAAACTTACACCTATTGTCAAGTTTCTGAAGGGCTCTTTTAAAATGCCCGAAGACTTTGATTACAAAGAAGAGTTGAAAAAAGTCCTGGAAGAAAAGCATTTATAA
- a CDS encoding SDR family NAD(P)-dependent oxidoreductase: protein MDRKTILITGSTGGIGKVTAKALAKLGHTVIIHGRDKEKTASICEEIKSETGNDTIDYVIADLLLLSEVSQLAESFKKKHKRLDVLINNAGAIFGKERETTQEGFEKTMALNLFSPFLLTQLLLEVLAKSPAARIINVSSGAHTMSGTPDLDDIQSTKKYSFGNAYGLSKLYLIWVTQRLATELKTNGMSNITANSLHPGTIKTAFGQRAKKGFVVDLLFNISMLFAISPEKGAENTIYLATAKEVEHISGKYFSNKKIARPSMKYYSPENEKAVWNYCKLITQPYLD, encoded by the coding sequence ATGGACAGGAAAACAATATTGATTACAGGCAGTACGGGAGGGATAGGAAAAGTAACCGCAAAAGCTCTGGCAAAGCTAGGGCATACCGTAATCATACACGGTCGGGACAAGGAAAAAACAGCCTCCATATGTGAAGAAATAAAGTCCGAAACAGGCAACGACACGATTGATTATGTCATCGCTGATTTGTTGTTGCTGTCGGAAGTCAGCCAACTGGCAGAATCGTTCAAGAAAAAACATAAGCGTTTGGATGTGTTGATCAACAACGCAGGTGCAATTTTCGGTAAAGAGAGAGAAACGACTCAGGAAGGTTTTGAAAAGACAATGGCACTCAATTTATTTTCACCATTTCTCCTGACTCAATTGCTGCTAGAAGTCCTAGCCAAAAGTCCAGCGGCAAGAATTATAAACGTTTCTTCTGGAGCACACACCATGAGCGGAACGCCGGATTTGGATGATATCCAATCAACCAAAAAATACTCATTTGGCAATGCCTACGGACTGTCCAAATTATACCTGATCTGGGTCACGCAACGTTTGGCAACGGAACTTAAAACTAATGGAATGTCCAATATCACGGCAAATTCCTTACATCCAGGTACGATCAAAACAGCCTTTGGGCAAAGAGCGAAGAAAGGGTTCGTCGTGGATCTACTATTTAACATTTCCATGTTATTTGCCATTTCGCCTGAGAAAGGAGCTGAAAACACAATTTATTTAGCTACTGCAAAGGAGGTCGAACACATTTCAGGGAAATACTTTTCCAACAAAAAAATTGCAAGACCGAGTATGAAATATTATTCACCGGAAAATGAAAAAGCAGTGTGGAATTATTGTAAACTAATCACTCAACCCTATTTGGACTAA